The genomic region CCGCGTGCGCCGCCAGCGTTCGCTTTACCGGCGGGGCTCTCAGCCGGCTGAGTGACGGCTTGCGTCTGGGAATCTCCCTGTTCCTGCCCTGGGAGAAGATTGGCAGTGTGGTCCGAAGCGGGGAAGTCTATGGCTTCTGCGCTCCTGGCATGGACGGCGTCACGGGGGGCTATTACCGCATCAAAGACCCCGAGACGCGGCAATGGCTGGACGGCGCGCTGACGGAAGTCGGCGCGCGCATCCGCAATCAGCCGGCCCCGTTAGATTTCGCGCTGCAATTCGCGGCGCTCGCGATTTCTCTGGGAGCGATCGCGCTCGGCTACTGGCTTTACGGCGTCCGCCGGATGGACTGGCAGGACGTGCTGCTGATCGAGTCCGCGATCGCCTATGGCGCCATCGCCGGCATGGAGATGCTGCGCGGCTTCGCCCGCGTCGAGCGCCTCAAGCCGGCGTCGCGGCGCCAGGACGCCGTGGCCCCGAATAAGGCGGCGGATTATACCGACGACAATGAGAGCTGGATCGTCACGGAAGAAGATGGACGCAAAGTGACTCGGCGGGTGGTGTTTGGGGAGGCGCCGGATAGGGACGCCGACGATTGGAACTCAATGGTCGATCTTGGCTTCGTGCTTCCGCGTGAACGCCAGACGCCCCTCCAGCGTGTCGCGGGCGATGCCTTGAAATATGACGGGGAGGTGCTGAACGGCGGACATTTGCAATACTTTGAAAACCGGGGCGAAGCGCACGCCGAAGACACGATCCGCGCGCTGGAGGCGCTTGGCGCCCGCGATCATCAAGCCATACTCACGGCAGCGCTTGCGGCGTGGCGGGGACAATCGCGCAAGCCGATCCGGTCGGCGCTGGAATATTCCCGAAAGGCGAACGAGGGCGAATTCGACGCCCTCGACAGCCAGTACTACGCGGCCCAGCCGGATCTCAACAGCTACCTTCGG from Capsulimonas corticalis harbors:
- a CDS encoding DMP19 family protein, whose product is MSDHKFRLLPRPPRDAFFSWLLRVSSFGFALFCYDAYRHNFQINPSKPVGHILIQALFLAAPVLWAFALVRLPQSVVEGETILCRNSVRDLVARNWWSILLYLTPAMTGCLLLAGQALQNPAAIMIVPMSLGTALFTGVVLFIAAACAASVRFTGGALSRLSDGLRLGISLFLPWEKIGSVVRSGEVYGFCAPGMDGVTGGYYRIKDPETRQWLDGALTEVGARIRNQPAPLDFALQFAALAISLGAIALGYWLYGVRRMDWQDVLLIESAIAYGAIAGMEMLRGFARVERLKPASRRQDAVAPNKAADYTDDNESWIVTEEDGRKVTRRVVFGEAPDRDADDWNSMVDLGFVLPRERQTPLQRVAGDALKYDGEVLNGGHLQYFENRGEAHAEDTIRALEALGARDHQAILTAALAAWRGQSRKPIRSALEYSRKANEGEFDALDSQYYAAQPDLNSYLRAYLAKNRDGFIVDRPLDG